The Ochrobactrum sp. BTU1 genome includes a region encoding these proteins:
- a CDS encoding Gfo/Idh/MocA family oxidoreductase, with protein MRLLILGTGGMAKNHVEAFRAIDGVEVVAACDVSAERVDGFSENHDIHNRFTRLEDVLAWNRFDAVANVTPDAIHHPTSMILIGAGKHIFCEKPLAESYEKAAEMADAAEQAGIVNMVNLTYRNVAPLQKARQIVKSGEIGQIRHFEASYLQSWLVSKTWGDWKTESKWLWRLSTRHGSNGVLGDVGIHILDFASYAIGSDVQRASARLKTFDKADNNHIGEYKLDANDSFVMMAECSNGALGVIHASRWATGHLNELRLRIHGDKGALEVIHTPTGSSLRGCTGEDIETPVWRDLEVEPVETNYQRFARAVGDGVGSEPNFSHAANLQRVLDHAMSLDTPLPEV; from the coding sequence ATGCGTCTTCTCATTCTTGGTACAGGCGGTATGGCGAAGAACCATGTCGAGGCGTTCAGAGCGATTGACGGCGTGGAAGTAGTTGCGGCTTGCGATGTTTCTGCAGAACGGGTTGATGGCTTCTCCGAAAATCATGATATTCACAATCGCTTCACCCGTCTTGAGGATGTCCTCGCATGGAACCGGTTTGATGCCGTTGCAAATGTGACCCCGGACGCGATCCATCATCCGACATCTATGATCCTGATCGGTGCGGGTAAGCATATTTTCTGTGAGAAGCCGCTTGCTGAGAGCTATGAGAAAGCCGCCGAAATGGCGGACGCTGCTGAGCAGGCCGGTATAGTGAACATGGTCAATCTCACTTATCGCAATGTTGCTCCTTTGCAGAAAGCACGCCAAATCGTTAAATCAGGCGAAATCGGGCAGATACGCCATTTTGAAGCCTCTTATCTGCAGAGCTGGCTTGTTTCCAAAACTTGGGGTGACTGGAAAACAGAAAGCAAATGGCTATGGCGGCTGTCCACGCGGCATGGTTCCAACGGAGTTTTAGGCGACGTTGGTATCCATATTCTCGATTTCGCCTCTTATGCGATCGGAAGTGATGTGCAAAGAGCCTCTGCGAGGCTCAAAACTTTTGATAAGGCTGACAATAACCATATTGGCGAGTATAAGCTGGACGCAAATGACAGTTTTGTCATGATGGCCGAATGTTCGAACGGTGCCCTTGGTGTTATCCATGCAAGCCGGTGGGCGACGGGCCATCTGAATGAATTGCGTCTGCGGATACATGGTGACAAGGGTGCTTTGGAGGTCATTCACACGCCAACCGGCTCCTCTTTGCGCGGCTGTACCGGGGAGGATATCGAAACGCCAGTTTGGCGAGATCTGGAAGTCGAGCCTGTCGAGACAAATTATCAACGGTTCGCACGTGCTGTTGGTGATGGTGTCGGCTCGGAACCCAATTTCAGCCATGCCGCAAACCTGCAGCGTGTTCTCGACCATGCAATGAGCCTCGACACTCCTTTGCCGGAGGTCTAA
- a CDS encoding ThuA domain-containing protein yields the protein MSIRTIVWGENIHEQTNETVRALYPKGMHNTIAATLNKDSAIEASTATLQEPEHGLPVERLDNTDVLVWWGHKDHAAVSDAVVERVAKRVFEGMGLIVLHSGHFSKIFKRLMGTPCALKWREAGERERIWVVNRGHPIAAGIGENFVLENEEMYGEQFSVPEPLETVFISWFAGGEVFRSGMTWRRGAGNIFYFRPGHETYPTYHDANVQTVLRNSVKWAYNQQTAFTAIHTAPNVPIDEALEPIVERGPKLHEAGEAGYR from the coding sequence GTGTCGATACGTACGATTGTATGGGGAGAGAATATTCACGAACAAACCAACGAAACCGTTCGCGCGCTATATCCAAAGGGTATGCATAATACAATCGCGGCCACCCTCAACAAAGACAGCGCAATCGAGGCTTCAACAGCGACGCTTCAAGAGCCCGAGCACGGACTTCCAGTGGAACGTCTAGATAATACCGATGTTCTGGTTTGGTGGGGGCATAAAGATCATGCCGCTGTCTCCGACGCCGTCGTCGAGCGTGTTGCAAAGCGGGTTTTCGAAGGTATGGGGCTTATAGTTCTTCATTCAGGGCATTTCTCGAAGATTTTCAAACGGCTGATGGGAACACCTTGCGCGTTGAAATGGCGTGAAGCTGGAGAGCGGGAACGTATATGGGTTGTCAATCGAGGACACCCAATTGCCGCCGGGATCGGGGAGAATTTTGTTCTCGAAAACGAGGAAATGTATGGTGAACAATTTTCGGTACCAGAACCATTGGAGACAGTATTTATTTCCTGGTTTGCGGGCGGGGAAGTCTTTCGATCCGGCATGACCTGGCGCCGTGGTGCAGGCAACATTTTTTATTTTCGTCCTGGACACGAAACCTATCCGACTTACCACGATGCAAATGTTCAAACCGTTCTACGGAACTCGGTTAAATGGGCATATAATCAGCAGACAGCTTTTACGGCTATTCATACGGCACCGAACGTTCCAATTGATGAAGCTCTTGAACCGATTGTTGAACGCGGTCCAAAACTGCACGAAGCTGGCGAAGCCGGATATCGGTGA
- a CDS encoding ABC transporter ATP-binding protein yields the protein MAELQLRGLRKSFGNFEVIKGVDLDIRSGEFMVFVGPSGCGKSTLLRLIAGLEEISSGSLAIDGKLVNSLSPSKRGIAMVFQSYALYPHMTVYQNMEFGMKLAGRNKEDCARRIQQACEMLQLTDYMKRLPRQLSGGQRQRVAIGRAIVRDPQVFLFDEPLSNLDAALRVATRLEIANLHRSMEQTTMIYVTHDQVEAMTLADRICVLRDGRVEQIGTPLELYERPKSVFVAGFIGSPKMNLLNGADAAAFGAHTVGLRPEHLRIVSQEGHWNGRVVHTEVLGSDSFIYVDLSRAEPLVVREAGVSARRQGEMVSVSPTGERIHRFDEYGKAQIA from the coding sequence ATGGCAGAACTTCAGCTGCGCGGTCTGCGCAAGTCTTTTGGAAATTTCGAAGTCATCAAGGGCGTAGATCTCGATATTCGAAGCGGTGAGTTTATGGTTTTCGTCGGGCCTTCGGGCTGTGGAAAGTCAACACTGCTGCGGCTCATTGCGGGTCTGGAGGAAATTAGTTCAGGCAGCCTTGCGATCGACGGGAAGCTTGTCAACAGCCTCAGCCCTTCGAAGCGTGGAATTGCGATGGTGTTCCAATCCTATGCTCTTTATCCGCATATGACGGTTTACCAGAATATGGAATTTGGGATGAAACTGGCCGGCCGGAACAAGGAGGACTGTGCGCGTCGTATTCAGCAGGCGTGCGAGATGCTACAGCTTACTGATTATATGAAGCGATTGCCCCGTCAGCTTTCTGGCGGACAACGTCAAAGGGTAGCGATCGGACGGGCTATCGTTCGGGATCCACAAGTCTTCTTATTTGATGAACCGCTTTCAAACCTTGACGCAGCTTTGCGTGTCGCCACCAGACTGGAGATCGCGAATTTACACAGAAGTATGGAACAGACCACTATGATCTATGTTACCCATGACCAGGTTGAAGCGATGACGCTGGCCGATCGCATATGCGTTCTCAGAGACGGTCGCGTTGAACAAATAGGCACACCGCTGGAGCTCTATGAGCGACCAAAATCCGTGTTCGTGGCCGGATTTATAGGCTCACCGAAGATGAACCTGCTCAATGGAGCGGATGCGGCGGCGTTCGGTGCACATACAGTCGGTTTAAGACCTGAGCATCTTAGAATTGTTTCTCAAGAAGGCCACTGGAATGGTCGAGTTGTGCATACCGAGGTCTTGGGATCGGACAGCTTCATTTATGTGGATCTATCACGCGCCGAACCGCTTGTGGTCCGCGAGGCGGGTGTCTCCGCGAGGAGGCAGGGCGAGATGGTGTCTGTCTCACCGACGGGTGAGCGTATCCATCGTTTTGATGAATATGGGAAGGCGCAAATCGCGTGA
- a CDS encoding carbohydrate ABC transporter permease → MRIAKSVGFYALVAIIVIVAVFPFYYALLTSFKSGTALFKADFWPSSLSLRNYTEVLSQGSFLQSLGNSLLVATIVVAISLLLAVTASYALARVKFRGRGLLLLTILSVSMFPQIAVLAGLFELVRFFGIFNTPLALIFSYLIFTLPFTVWVLTTFMRELPVEIEEAAIVDGASAWIIVTRVFMPLMWPALATTGLLAFISAWNEFLFALTFTSSSGQRTVPVAIALLSGSSQFEIPWGNIMAASVVVTVPLVVLVLIFQRRIVSGLTAGGVKG, encoded by the coding sequence ATGCGAATAGCCAAATCTGTAGGCTTCTACGCATTAGTCGCAATCATTGTGATCGTAGCGGTCTTCCCATTCTATTATGCGCTTTTGACGAGTTTTAAATCGGGTACTGCCCTCTTTAAGGCAGACTTCTGGCCATCGTCATTATCCTTGAGAAATTATACGGAGGTTCTGTCGCAAGGCAGTTTCCTGCAAAGCCTTGGCAACTCTTTATTGGTGGCGACTATTGTAGTTGCCATATCACTTCTGCTCGCAGTTACCGCGTCCTATGCGCTGGCCCGGGTCAAGTTTCGGGGACGGGGCCTTTTGTTGCTCACAATATTATCAGTTTCTATGTTTCCTCAGATAGCCGTGCTCGCGGGCCTCTTTGAACTCGTTCGCTTCTTCGGCATTTTTAACACACCGCTCGCTTTAATCTTCTCATATCTGATCTTCACATTGCCGTTCACGGTGTGGGTTTTGACCACATTTATGCGCGAACTCCCTGTCGAAATCGAAGAAGCAGCGATCGTTGACGGTGCTTCGGCCTGGATTATCGTCACAAGGGTGTTCATGCCTCTCATGTGGCCCGCATTGGCGACGACTGGATTGCTTGCATTTATCTCCGCTTGGAATGAGTTCCTTTTCGCCCTGACCTTTACGTCCTCGTCAGGGCAGCGGACGGTTCCTGTTGCGATAGCGCTGCTATCAGGTAGCAGTCAGTTCGAAATTCCATGGGGCAACATCATGGCTGCGTCCGTCGTTGTGACGGTACCGCTCGTTGTTCTTGTTCTTATCTTTCAGCGACGGATCGTGTCAGGGCTGACTGCGGGCGGCGTAAAGGGGTAA
- a CDS encoding sugar ABC transporter permease, translating to MTDPSADVCGTTGRPQSRSDLQHMRTRSAWIFLGPTLFVLALVAGWPLFRTVYFSFTDASLTNLATAQFVGFKNYLTWVTLKSGRTVFRGLLADPAWWDAVWNTIRFTVISVSLETFFGLIVALVLNAIFRGRGLVRAAILIPWAIPTIVSAKMWAWMLNDQFGILNHILLNFGFISQKIAWTANPDTAMIAILIVDVWKTTPFMALLILAGLQMVPSDIYEAAKIDGVHPLKVFWRITLPLIRPALMVAVIFRMLDAMRIFDLVYVLTPNNAQTKSMSVFARENLFDFDKFAYGAAASTMLFLIIAAITAFYMMFGRIKLGHMGE from the coding sequence ATGACAGACCCTTCTGCTGATGTCTGTGGTACAACAGGCAGGCCTCAAAGCCGATCAGATCTGCAGCATATGCGAACCCGTTCTGCATGGATTTTTCTGGGGCCTACCTTATTCGTCTTAGCGCTGGTTGCTGGGTGGCCATTGTTTCGCACGGTATATTTCAGCTTTACAGATGCATCCCTTACAAACCTTGCGACCGCTCAGTTTGTAGGTTTCAAGAACTATCTCACCTGGGTTACTCTGAAAAGCGGACGTACTGTTTTTCGAGGCTTGCTGGCCGACCCGGCATGGTGGGATGCTGTATGGAACACAATCCGTTTCACTGTTATTTCGGTCAGCCTGGAAACTTTCTTTGGGTTGATCGTAGCGCTCGTTTTGAATGCGATCTTTCGCGGCCGCGGGCTGGTGCGGGCTGCAATTTTGATACCTTGGGCCATTCCGACAATTGTTTCGGCAAAAATGTGGGCGTGGATGCTCAATGACCAATTCGGTATATTGAACCACATCCTTTTGAATTTCGGTTTCATCAGTCAAAAAATCGCGTGGACCGCCAATCCCGACACCGCAATGATTGCAATTCTCATTGTGGATGTCTGGAAAACGACGCCTTTCATGGCGTTGCTTATCCTGGCTGGATTGCAAATGGTACCCTCTGATATTTATGAGGCAGCCAAGATCGATGGGGTCCATCCGCTCAAAGTTTTTTGGCGTATCACCCTTCCCCTTATAAGGCCTGCTTTGATGGTGGCAGTGATCTTCCGAATGCTTGATGCGATGCGGATCTTCGATCTGGTTTATGTCCTCACACCAAACAACGCGCAAACAAAAAGCATGTCAGTTTTCGCCCGCGAGAACCTCTTCGACTTCGACAAGTTTGCCTATGGTGCGGCAGCCTCGACGATGCTGTTTCTTATCATCGCAGCCATCACCGCTTTCTACATGATGTTCGGGCGGATTAAACTCGGGCATATGGGAGAATAG
- a CDS encoding ABC transporter substrate-binding protein: protein MALKGALIACVAFGYVTTFAQAADISIAANSTGNNIQFLTEQIAKFEKATGNKVHIVSMPPSSSEQFSQYRLWFAAGNADIDVYQTDVVWAPQLADQFLDLTEATKDVSSSHFPSIIASQTVNGKLVALPFYTDAPALFYRKDLLEKYGKAVPRTWDGMNTTAKEIMDKERAGGNGDLWGYVFQGNAYEGLTCNALEWIKSSGGGQVVELDGDISVNNEAAAAALERAKSWIGTISPQGVLAYQEEESRGVWQTGNAVFMRNWPYAYALGNNEDSAVKGKFDVAPLPAAKEGDAPSSTLGGWNLAVSKYSRQQEPAIALVKYLASPEVQKVQAVEISRLPTIEALYDDKDILSAQPFMAHWKPIFQNAVPRPSAATKVKYNEVSSKFWSAVHNTLSGRGTAAENLEMLEVELTELQGSAW, encoded by the coding sequence ATGGCTTTAAAAGGTGCACTCATCGCCTGCGTCGCATTCGGCTATGTGACCACGTTTGCCCAAGCAGCTGATATTTCGATTGCCGCAAATTCAACCGGCAATAATATTCAATTTCTGACGGAACAGATTGCCAAATTTGAAAAGGCGACAGGCAACAAAGTTCATATTGTCTCCATGCCGCCATCAAGTAGCGAACAGTTCAGCCAATACCGATTATGGTTTGCCGCAGGGAATGCTGATATCGACGTTTATCAGACAGATGTGGTTTGGGCGCCGCAGCTTGCCGATCAGTTTTTGGACTTAACGGAGGCTACAAAGGATGTTTCTTCAAGCCATTTTCCATCGATCATCGCGTCTCAGACGGTAAATGGCAAGTTGGTGGCTCTGCCATTCTACACAGACGCGCCAGCGCTGTTCTATCGTAAAGACCTGTTGGAAAAATACGGTAAGGCGGTGCCCAGGACGTGGGATGGCATGAATACGACCGCAAAAGAAATTATGGACAAAGAACGCGCTGGAGGGAATGGAGATCTTTGGGGCTATGTCTTTCAGGGCAACGCCTATGAGGGGCTGACTTGCAACGCATTGGAATGGATCAAGTCGTCCGGAGGGGGGCAAGTCGTTGAATTGGACGGCGACATTTCGGTCAACAATGAAGCGGCAGCGGCTGCATTAGAGCGTGCAAAATCATGGATTGGAACCATCTCGCCGCAGGGTGTTCTTGCCTATCAGGAGGAGGAATCCCGCGGTGTTTGGCAGACGGGCAATGCGGTCTTCATGCGCAACTGGCCTTATGCTTATGCATTGGGGAACAATGAAGATAGCGCGGTCAAAGGAAAGTTCGATGTCGCCCCGCTTCCAGCGGCGAAGGAGGGAGACGCACCATCATCGACCCTTGGTGGCTGGAATTTGGCAGTGTCGAAATATTCCCGGCAGCAGGAACCCGCGATTGCGCTGGTGAAATATCTGGCGTCACCAGAAGTACAAAAAGTACAGGCCGTTGAAATTTCTCGATTACCGACAATTGAGGCCCTCTACGACGATAAAGATATTCTAAGCGCGCAGCCTTTCATGGCTCACTGGAAACCGATTTTCCAAAATGCGGTGCCGAGACCATCGGCGGCTACAAAAGTCAAATATAATGAGGTTTCATCAAAATTCTGGTCTGCGGTTCATAACACCCTTTCCGGTCGGGGAACGGCTGCTGAAAACTTGGAGATGCTCGAGGTCGAACTCACAGAGCTTCAAGGTTCCGCATGGTAA
- a CDS encoding substrate-binding domain-containing protein — protein MKLREFAKLIRLSPTTVSRALSGYPEVAESTRKRVIAEAARLGYRPNVNAVRLVTGRAGAVGVVMGRNSEFHFAEFMRGMAERLSQDEVDILVSPIASNGTDDEVDICRRLATSRRVDAIIVTSPKPNDERIRLLDQLGMPFLVHGRSEIEIPHAWLDIDNDGAVYRSTAHLLDLGHSRIAMINGRYGFTFSLHRDAGYRRALEERGVSFDPALVEHCDFTDEAGYRIALKLLDSELRPTAFIAGSMMSTLGIYRAARSVGLEIGKDISVVAHDDVISFLSADNMVPSLTATRSSMRLAGKRCADLVMEMLDGRIATDIQELWPVELILRESATRAPY, from the coding sequence ATGAAACTTCGCGAATTCGCCAAACTTATTCGGCTCTCCCCGACCACCGTCAGTCGCGCACTGAGCGGATATCCTGAAGTAGCAGAATCCACGCGTAAACGCGTAATCGCAGAGGCTGCAAGACTCGGATACCGACCCAACGTCAACGCAGTGCGTTTGGTGACGGGTCGAGCGGGCGCTGTCGGAGTGGTCATGGGACGCAACAGCGAGTTTCATTTCGCGGAATTCATGCGCGGGATGGCTGAGCGGCTTAGCCAGGACGAAGTTGATATTCTTGTCAGTCCTATTGCCAGTAACGGAACTGACGACGAGGTGGATATCTGTCGTCGTCTTGCGACCAGCCGACGGGTTGATGCCATTATTGTTACATCGCCAAAACCGAACGATGAAAGAATTCGTCTGCTCGATCAGCTCGGAATGCCATTTCTTGTCCACGGCCGTTCAGAAATCGAGATACCTCATGCTTGGCTTGATATAGACAATGACGGCGCGGTCTACCGATCAACTGCACACCTGCTTGACCTTGGTCACAGTCGGATAGCGATGATCAATGGTCGATATGGTTTCACTTTTTCACTTCATCGGGATGCGGGATATCGCCGCGCGCTTGAAGAGAGAGGGGTCTCTTTCGATCCCGCTCTCGTGGAGCATTGTGATTTTACCGATGAAGCGGGCTATCGCATCGCACTGAAGTTGCTAGACTCCGAGTTGAGACCAACTGCATTTATTGCCGGTTCGATGATGTCAACCTTGGGTATTTATCGTGCTGCACGTTCAGTCGGATTGGAGATCGGGAAAGACATATCTGTAGTTGCCCATGATGATGTCATATCCTTCCTAAGCGCTGACAATATGGTTCCTTCACTGACCGCAACACGGTCTTCCATGCGCTTGGCAGGAAAAAGATGTGCGGACCTTGTGATGGAGATGCTGGACGGAAGGATCGCCACAGATATTCAAGAGTTGTGGCCGGTGGAACTGATTTTAAGGGAGTCCGCTACCCGCGCTCCCTATTGA
- a CDS encoding benzoate/H(+) symporter BenE family transporter — MDTSDQSPVTCQCEPVRKCQNSGDILLPSTASTSTISLRDLPHPIIAGLVSVIVNYGGTFILVFQAAKVAGLSPDLTASWVWSVSIGVGITGIYLSMRFREPIITAWSTPAAAFLVTALATTPYREAVGAFILSAIAFIVLGLSGYFERVVRLIPQPIASALLAGVLLQFGIGAFGGATMDPVLVTLLIASYIILKRIIPRYAVVGILIVGISFLVLQDKIAFSEVSLEFAVPIFTMPVFSLNASLSMALPLFLITLTGQYVPGMLVLRNDGFKTSADPIVTVTGLGSLIMAPFGSHAFNLAAITAAIATGNEAHENPSKRWIAGIAAGLFYILVGIFGVTLAAVFMAFPSTFITTLAGLALLGTIGGSLAGAVSEPSTREAAVITFLASAANIKLFGIGGAFWGLLIGLLAYLVLNSNILRSKT; from the coding sequence ATGGATACATCAGACCAATCACCCGTTACCTGTCAATGTGAACCTGTTCGCAAATGCCAAAATTCCGGAGATATTCTCTTGCCGTCCACAGCTTCGACATCCACCATCAGTCTGCGCGATCTGCCTCATCCAATTATAGCCGGTTTGGTTTCGGTGATCGTCAATTACGGTGGGACATTTATACTTGTGTTTCAGGCCGCTAAGGTTGCCGGCCTAAGCCCTGATCTCACTGCTTCCTGGGTCTGGTCAGTCTCGATAGGTGTTGGGATAACAGGGATATATCTCAGCATGCGCTTTCGCGAGCCGATTATCACGGCCTGGTCAACACCGGCAGCAGCATTTCTAGTTACCGCCCTTGCGACAACCCCGTATCGTGAAGCAGTAGGGGCATTCATCCTATCGGCAATCGCATTCATTGTACTTGGATTGTCAGGCTACTTTGAGCGGGTCGTTCGCTTAATTCCGCAGCCGATAGCCTCCGCACTGCTCGCGGGCGTTCTCTTGCAGTTTGGAATTGGGGCTTTCGGGGGTGCGACCATGGATCCGGTGTTGGTTACCTTACTGATCGCATCCTATATAATCCTGAAACGCATCATTCCACGCTACGCAGTGGTCGGTATTCTTATCGTCGGAATATCATTTCTGGTTTTACAAGATAAGATTGCTTTTTCGGAAGTGAGCCTGGAATTTGCTGTCCCTATATTCACGATGCCTGTGTTCTCGCTCAATGCTTCGTTGTCGATGGCGCTACCCTTGTTTCTCATCACCCTTACGGGCCAGTACGTGCCTGGGATGCTTGTTCTGAGAAACGACGGCTTTAAGACAAGTGCTGATCCTATCGTCACTGTCACAGGCCTCGGGTCACTTATCATGGCCCCATTCGGATCACATGCCTTTAACTTGGCGGCGATCACCGCTGCGATTGCAACAGGAAATGAGGCACATGAAAACCCGTCGAAGCGTTGGATCGCTGGGATTGCCGCTGGATTGTTCTATATTCTCGTCGGAATATTCGGCGTAACGCTTGCGGCCGTGTTTATGGCTTTCCCTTCCACGTTTATCACGACACTTGCTGGTCTCGCTTTGCTGGGCACGATCGGTGGCAGTCTTGCTGGAGCAGTGTCTGAACCATCAACCCGAGAAGCGGCAGTGATTACGTTCCTTGCCTCGGCTGCAAATATAAAGCTTTTTGGAATTGGCGGCGCATTCTGGGGGCTGCTTATCGGTTTGCTCGCCTACCTTGTGCTCAATAGCAATATTTTGCGATCAAAAACGTAA
- a CDS encoding PLP-dependent aminotransferase family protein: protein MFKHAQLETVKAWIALPANAAMPLHARIQRAIRQLIIDGALSSGRPLPASRMLAKSLQVSRDTVEAAYTQLHAEGFIDRRVGSGSFVAEMSELLSHQCSQNRVVPTRNPGKLSRRGNVMARNGGVREASFPRPFSPGVPETRAFPLALWERLERQVRKEYGVQTLTHGDPQGSERLRKAVADYVNLERGARATAEQVLILTSSQQALSLCANVLFDPGDRIFIEDPAYHGARKAFEAAGLECMPVRVDENGLVVEEMLGSDVQTKAVFLTPSHQFPTGATLSLERRLSIIEWARKNQTWVIEDDYDSEFHYAGKPTACVQGLDAGEQTIYIGTFTKSLFPGLRIGYVVLPPALVQPMTSARTLFDGHSALTSQLTLARFMEGGHFGAYVRTMRILYAKRLSILTDLISKHLSEYLTTNVPTGGLQLACTLTGRLSEASLIEAGRRAGIDLLGLSHLYMCDRPPAGILMGFAAYTPGELEAAVKKLAISIEDLTVNRIQGLK, encoded by the coding sequence TTGTTCAAGCATGCCCAGTTGGAAACTGTAAAAGCCTGGATCGCTCTGCCAGCAAATGCAGCGATGCCGCTGCATGCACGCATACAGCGTGCCATCCGGCAGTTGATTATCGACGGTGCCTTGTCCTCAGGTCGACCCCTTCCAGCGTCCCGCATGTTGGCGAAGTCGCTTCAAGTGTCGCGCGATACGGTCGAGGCAGCTTACACTCAGCTTCATGCTGAAGGTTTCATCGACCGGAGGGTTGGCAGCGGCAGCTTTGTTGCTGAGATGAGCGAATTGCTGTCTCATCAATGCTCTCAGAACCGCGTCGTGCCAACGCGTAACCCAGGAAAGCTAAGTAGACGTGGCAACGTCATGGCCCGCAATGGCGGCGTGCGAGAAGCATCATTTCCTCGCCCTTTTTCGCCGGGAGTGCCGGAAACTCGGGCATTTCCGTTAGCTCTTTGGGAACGATTAGAGCGGCAGGTGCGAAAAGAATATGGTGTGCAAACGCTTACGCATGGCGACCCGCAGGGGAGCGAACGTTTACGAAAAGCCGTTGCCGATTATGTCAATCTTGAGCGAGGCGCTCGAGCCACTGCAGAGCAAGTACTGATCTTAACTAGCTCTCAACAAGCTCTGTCACTTTGTGCAAATGTCTTATTCGATCCCGGCGATCGAATTTTCATCGAGGATCCTGCATATCACGGCGCCCGTAAAGCCTTTGAGGCAGCTGGACTTGAGTGCATGCCGGTCCGCGTCGATGAGAATGGGCTTGTCGTCGAGGAGATGCTTGGTTCGGATGTTCAGACCAAGGCAGTCTTTCTCACACCCTCCCATCAGTTTCCCACCGGGGCAACGTTATCCCTTGAACGACGATTGTCAATTATCGAATGGGCTCGGAAAAATCAGACCTGGGTTATTGAAGACGATTACGACAGCGAATTTCATTACGCGGGAAAACCAACTGCCTGCGTGCAGGGGTTGGACGCAGGCGAGCAGACAATTTATATAGGGACATTCACAAAGTCGCTTTTTCCAGGTTTGCGTATTGGCTACGTTGTTCTGCCACCAGCCTTGGTTCAACCGATGACATCCGCCCGAACGCTCTTTGATGGTCATTCAGCTTTAACATCACAATTAACACTCGCGCGTTTCATGGAAGGGGGCCATTTTGGGGCTTATGTCCGCACAATGCGTATCCTTTACGCAAAACGTCTCAGCATCCTGACCGATCTCATTTCCAAGCACCTGTCAGAGTATCTGACGACAAATGTTCCAACAGGCGGCCTGCAATTGGCTTGCACACTCACCGGCCGCCTTTCTGAAGCGTCGTTGATTGAGGCCGGCCGTCGCGCTGGTATCGATCTTTTGGGGCTGTCGCACTTATACATGTGCGATCGCCCTCCAGCAGGTATATTAATGGGCTTTGCGGCCTATACCCCCGGGGAACTCGAAGCAGCCGTGAAGAAGCTGGCGATCTCTATTGAAGATTTGACAGTGAACCGCATTCAAGGTCTGAAGTGA
- a CDS encoding YggS family pyridoxal phosphate-dependent enzyme has translation MEVSYDGCLTDEDIKRFGNDPAARFRENLQELQERILVCAQSNSRQSQEVRLLPVTKTVPGHILRFGFAAGIRAFGENKIQEALQKQDILSDLDIDWTVIGHLQSNKAKHLIRFASEFHALDSLKLAHELNRRLTASNRTLKVYIQVNTSGEPSKYGLQPDELLPFLERLHEYPQLKPQGLMTLAVFDPDRVRVRECFRRLRLLRDNAISIHKEIKGLSMGMSGDFEIAIAEGATVVRIGQAIFGTRPSGGAVYWPGYVGSPS, from the coding sequence ATGGAAGTGTCTTATGATGGTTGTCTCACTGATGAAGACATCAAGCGGTTTGGGAATGATCCTGCGGCTAGGTTCCGTGAAAATCTTCAGGAACTGCAAGAAAGAATTCTGGTGTGCGCTCAAAGCAACTCTCGCCAGTCACAGGAAGTTCGGCTTCTCCCTGTGACAAAAACTGTCCCTGGTCATATTTTGCGGTTCGGATTTGCCGCAGGTATCAGGGCTTTTGGGGAAAACAAGATTCAGGAAGCACTGCAAAAGCAAGACATTCTGTCCGATCTTGATATTGATTGGACAGTTATTGGTCACCTTCAATCAAATAAGGCCAAGCATCTGATCCGGTTCGCATCTGAGTTTCACGCGCTCGATAGCCTGAAATTGGCGCATGAACTCAATCGCCGACTAACCGCTTCCAACCGCACGCTTAAAGTGTACATCCAGGTCAATACATCAGGAGAGCCGAGCAAGTATGGTCTCCAACCAGATGAGCTTTTACCTTTTCTCGAGCGACTTCACGAATATCCTCAGCTTAAGCCTCAAGGCCTCATGACGCTTGCAGTCTTCGATCCAGATCGTGTTCGCGTCCGGGAATGTTTTCGGCGCCTTCGTCTCCTGCGCGATAACGCCATTTCGATACATAAAGAGATTAAAGGGCTTTCGATGGGGATGAGCGGCGACTTTGAAATCGCGATTGCAGAAGGTGCGACCGTGGTGCGCATAGGCCAAGCCATTTTCGGAACCAGACCCTCTGGAGGCGCGGTCTACTGGCCTGGGTATGTGGGTTCTCCCAGCTAA